A genome region from Eretmochelys imbricata isolate rEreImb1 chromosome 8, rEreImb1.hap1, whole genome shotgun sequence includes the following:
- the PCBD2 gene encoding pterin-4-alpha-carbinolamine dehydratase 2 isoform X2, producing MTRVALQAEKMNHHPEWFNVYNKVQITLISHDCGGLTKRDVKLAQFIDKAAASV from the exons ATGACACGAGTTGCTCTGCAAGCAGAAAAGATGAATCATCATCCCGAATGGTTTAATGTGTACAACAAG GTTCAGATAACTCTTATTTCCCATGATTGTGGAGGACTGACCAAAAGAGATGTGAAGCTGGCTCAGTTTATTGACAAGGCTGCTGCTTCTGTGTAA